The DNA sequence GCGCCAGTGGAGATTGCGCGTCTCGCGCATGTTTCGGTCGGCACCGTGCGCAATCACGTCCACCGCATCCTGGCGAAGAGCGGCTGTGCCAGCCAAGTGGAGTTCCTCGCCGCGATCGGCCGCTATGGCTGAGCGCGGGTTGCGCCGGCATAATCGAACTCGTTTGCGCTTTTCCTGCCACGCAGCCTGACGCAGACAATCGTCGGCTTCCGGGCACAATCTCCCTCGCGCATCGCGCTTGATCGCAAGAATGAGGATAAGACGATAGATGCTGTCTCGCTTCTCTCTGTATTTCGATGAGGTCGCGCGTTGCGGGTCGATCCGCCGGGCGTCGGATAATCTGAACATCACCCCCTCAGCTATCGATCGTCAGATCCTGTTGATGGAAGAGAAGCTCGGCGTCCCGCTCTTCGAGCGGATGCCCAAGGGTTTGCGGCTGACTGCCGCCGGAGAAGTGCTGGTCGCGGCAGTGCGCCGCTGGCGCCGCGATTTGCGCAACGTCGAGGCACAGATCGACGAGATGCGCGGTCTGCGACGGGGAGAAGTAAGTGTCGCGCTCGTCGAGGGCAGCGGCAATTTCGTCACCCGCAGCCTCGAGGAATTCGCAAGGCGCTATCCGGGGATCGTCTTTCATATGCACCAGATGATCTCGCAGGAGGTCGTCGATAGCGTCCTGAGCGGCGAAGCCGATATCGGTCTGGGCTTCAATCCGCCCGACCGCCATGACCTGCGGGTCGAGCAGGCAATGATTTACCAGGTCGGGGCAATCATGCGCCCGGATCACCCGCTGGCAAAAAAGGCAGAGGTGACACTCTCCGAATGCGGTGAACACCCGCTCGTCGGACCGGACAGGTCAAACGCAATGAGGACAATTCTCAACAATGCATGGTCCGCGAGCGTCGGCGAGCTTCCCCGCTTCAGCGCCGCGGCCAGCTCGGTCACGCTGATAAAGTCGCTCGTCATGCATGGCGCGGGTATCGGCTTTCTCACCCCGATCGAGGTCGAAGCCGAACTCGAGGCGGGAGAGCTCCATTTTGCGATGATCGCCCATACCAAACTACCGCTTTCCGCGCTGACCTTGATCAGCGCATCTGGCCGCGCGCAGTCCGCCGCAACATCCGTGCTCATCCAGCACCTGGCTGCAGCGATGATGAGGGGAAGCGCACCACATCTCGGGTAAGGCTCCCTGTGCAGTTTTTTCGAATGGCACCCCTAGCAAATTAAACTGGATTCGAACGCCTTTGTTGCGCAGCATCATCCCGCGGCAGGACGGCGGTTGGCGGCCGGACTGCACTGGGAGCATCCATTGCTGAATAACACGAGACGAGACTTGCTTCGTAACGCGCCGATGCTGGGCGCGGCGATGGCGTTGGGCGCCTGCGGGGGATCAGGCGCGGCCAAAGCGAAAGGCGGCACGCTTGGTCCCGTCCGCACGGTCACCTGGGCCGTCGGCACCACCGGTTCGGACTTCGTGACGGATATTTCAGTGGGTGCCGCCGATGCCGC is a window from the Altererythrobacter sp. B11 genome containing:
- a CDS encoding LysR family transcriptional regulator encodes the protein MLSRFSLYFDEVARCGSIRRASDNLNITPSAIDRQILLMEEKLGVPLFERMPKGLRLTAAGEVLVAAVRRWRRDLRNVEAQIDEMRGLRRGEVSVALVEGSGNFVTRSLEEFARRYPGIVFHMHQMISQEVVDSVLSGEADIGLGFNPPDRHDLRVEQAMIYQVGAIMRPDHPLAKKAEVTLSECGEHPLVGPDRSNAMRTILNNAWSASVGELPRFSAAASSVTLIKSLVMHGAGIGFLTPIEVEAELEAGELHFAMIAHTKLPLSALTLISASGRAQSAATSVLIQHLAAAMMRGSAPHLG